The following coding sequences are from one Salvia hispanica cultivar TCC Black 2014 chromosome 3, UniMelb_Shisp_WGS_1.0, whole genome shotgun sequence window:
- the LOC125216686 gene encoding histone H4, with product MSGRGKGGKGLGKGGAKRHRKVLRDNIQGITKPAIRRLARRGGVKRISGLIYEETRGVLKIFLENVIRDAVTYTEHARRKTVTAMDVVYALKRQGRTLYGFGG from the coding sequence ATGTCGGGCCGCGGCAAAGGAGGCAAGGGATTGGGCAAGGGAGGCGCGAAACGGCACCGCAAGGTGCTCCGCGACAACATCCAGGGGATCACGAAGCCGGCGATCCGCCGCCTGGCTCGCAGGGGCGGCGTCAAGCGCATCAGCGGCCTCATCTACGAGGAGACTCGCGGCGTGCTCAAGATCTTCCTCGAGAACGTCATCCGCGACGCCGTCACCTACACCGAGCACGCTCGCCGGAAAACTGTCACGGCGATGGATGTCGTCTACGCTCTCAAGAGGCAGGGACGCACTCTCTACGGATTCGGCGGTTAG